Sequence from the Qipengyuania gaetbuli genome:
TCGACATCAGTCTTCCGCCTGGTCCGTGCCCTCGGGGGCGCAGGCATTCTGCGCATTATCGCCATCGCCCCGATAGCCGATCGAAGGCAGGCCTGCAGCCTCCGCATCCGCGCTTCCGAATGTTGCCACGCGGAAGCGCGAACAGAGGTCTGCCACTTGTGCGTCGGTCAAGGCAGCGTGCGCCATCCTGACCGGACCGGGCCGGTCTTCAGGCAGATTGCGCACCAGGTCGTCCGCAAACAGGTGGTCAGGGGCATCGACGATAACCACCTCTGCATCCACTTTGGCAATCGCGCGATCCGCCTGCTGCCAAGGCTGTGCGAAATCGTGCGCCTGCACGTAACGATAGGGTATCAGGGCAAGCGCAATCAGCGCGGCCGCTGCAAAGCTCGCCCGGGTAGCGCGCGATTCCGACATACGCAGCCGCGACCAGCCGAGCGCCGCCAGCAATATGACGTTGCCGAGTACATGATGCAGGTAGCGATAGCCCCAGCCATGCCCCTGATAGGGAATGACCACGGCCATGAAGGCAAGCGTCGCCAGCGCGCTCAGCAGACAGCCGCGCCAAAAACCCTTTAGCTTCCAAGCCACCGGCACGGCCAGCGCGAACAGGGGCAGGAGCAGCGGGTTCTGCCACAGTTGGAACCGGAGCAGGTTCAAGCCCATGGTCCCGATCGCGGTCAAATCATTGCGGGTAAGGAGTACTATGACCTTCTCCGTCAATGACGGGTTGGAAGCACTGCCAGCGACGGGAGGCACTGAACCGACAAGCTTGTAGGCAATGCTGTTCCAAGAAACCCAAAAGGCGACCGCCACGAGCACGATCACCCCTTGGCCCACGGCAACACCGCGCCGTCCGGACAGGAAAAGCTCAAGAATGAAAAAGGCCGCGAAGACGGGGAAGAAGGCGAACTGGTGTAAGCCCACGGCGAGAAAGGCGACCAGGCCGGCGGCGATTTGTACCGCAGGGCCCTTGCGGAAGACCAGTGCCAACCAGGCAAGGTTGACGAAGAGATGTGCCGACATGGCGAAGCTCGTCATGCCGGTAATGACCCATTGGGCCGAGGTTGCCGCCAGCACCGGGCAGATAATGGGCGCGGTCTTGGCCTCGGGCAGGTGCTGGCGCACGACCTGCACCAGCAGGGCGGCCGCACCCGCTGCGAATAGTGGGCTCGCCAGTGGACCGAGCAGTCCCTGGAACAGCGCATTCACGGGAAGATAGGTCGAGGCCCAATACAGCCCGTCTCCGCTGATCCGCGCGAAGATCGGGTGCATGGCCCCCGCATAGTCGCGCAAGTCCGCCGGGATCTCGGCCATCGCCCTGCCCGATGCCAGTGCATAGCCATCGGCCCGCGCCCAGTATTCGTCCATGGAGAGCGGATAGGATCCGAGAATTCCGAGCGCCCCGAGAAGTGCGAGCGTGAAGATGAACAGGACCGGTGCCCAGACAGGCAAGAGCTTCATCCTGCCGAATAGTGTATCCATGCCGGCCACCAAGCCGTTGGGCACCCGCGCCACCCTTACGATGAGGAACAGCGCCGTGACCATCGCAAGCACAGGGAAATCCTGCGAACGGAAGAACGTGACAGGCAGGTACTGGAATTCGCCCAGCGCGACATTGGTGAAGGCGAGCCCTGCAAAAAGCAGCAGCAAGGCGGCGTAGATCGTGCCAGCGCGCGAAATATCCGCCGTGCGGCCCATCGCCATTTTTCCCCTTACGCCCCGAAACTGCACGGATTCCTAGGGATTCCGGCAATGCCCCGCAAGCCGATTATCGGGCATCGCAAGGGCCCGAAATTAGGAAAAAATCAAGGTTTCCAAATTATTCACCAAGCATGCAAAGGCGTGATTTGCCACTTTTCCGGCAGGTTGCGCACGTCACTTCGACTATGAGCCGCGGGGGTTTGGCATGAGTGCATTCGGACGCAAGAACGGGCCGGCAGCTATGGGTTCCGGCGCACGTCCGCAGTTCGGCGTCGCGCGTCCCATGCGCGGCGGCGCGCCTGCTCCGTCGGGGGACGACAAGATCGAAGGCGGCGAACAGTTTCCGCCGCTGCCGGAAGACGCCCCTGCCCCCGGCGCGGGCGGCAAGGGTTCGAACAGCGACGCGATGGCCCGCCTTTCGGAACGCATGAATGCGGACCATTCAGGTAATAGCGAAGTCGGCGGTTTCGAAGCGAGCGTCCACAAGATCAAGGAACAGGTGCTTCCGCGCCTGCTCGAGCGCGTCGACCCGGAAGCAGCCGCGACCCTGTCCAAGGACGAGCTGTCGGAGGAATTCCGCCCGATCATCATGGAAGTGCTGGCCGAACTGAAGGTCACGCTCAATCGCCGCGAACAGTTCGCGCTCGAGAAGGTGCTGGTCGACGAATTGCTCGGCTTCGGTCCGCTCGAAGAACTGCTGAACGATCCGGACGTGTCCGATATCATGGTCAACGGCCCCGACCAAACCTACATCGAAAAGAAGGGCAAGCTCGTGCTCGCCCCGATCCGTTTCCGCGACGAGGGTCACCTGTTCCAGATCGCCCAGCGCATCGTGAACCAGGTTGGCCGCCGCGTCGACCAGACCACGCCGCTCGCCGACGCCCGTCTCAAGGACGGCAGCCGTGTGAACGTCATCGTCCCGCCGCTTTCGCTGCGCGGCACCGCCATCTCGATCCGTAAGTTCTCCGAGAAACCGATTACCATCGACATGCTCAAGGACTTCGGTTCGATGAGCGAGAAGATGGCAACCGCACTCAAGATTGCCGGCGCCTGCCGCATGAACATCGTCATTTCGGGCGGTACGGGTTCGGGTAAGACGACCATGCTCAACGCCCTGTCGAAAATGATTGATCCGGGCGAGCGCGTTCTCACCATCGAGGACGCGGCCGAACTTCGCCTGCAGCAGCCGCACTGGCTGCCGCTGGAAACGCGTCCGCCGAACCTTGAAGGCCAGGGCGCCATTACCATCGGCGACCTCGTGAAGAACGCCCTGCGTATGCGTCCTGACCGCATCATCCTGGGCGAAATCCGCGGCGCGGAATGTTTCGACCTCCTCGCCGCCATGAACACCGGCCACGACGGTTCGATGTGTACGCTTCACGCCAACAGCCCGCGCGAATGCCTCGGCCGTATGGAAAACATGATCCTGATGGGCGACATCAAGATCCCGAAGGAAGCCATTTCGCGCCAGATCGCGGAATCCGTCGACCTGATCGTGCAGGTGAAGCGCCTTCGCGACGGTTCGCGCCGCACCACCAACATCACCGAGGTGATCGGGATGGAAGGCGACGTGATCGTGACGCAGGAGCTGTTCAAGTTCGAGTACCTGGACGAAAGCGAGGACGGCAAGATCCTCGGCGAGTTCCGCAGCTCGGGCCTGCGCCCTTACACGCTTGAAAAGGCGCGCCAGTTCGGCTTCGACCAGGCCTATCTGGAAGCCTGCCTCTAAACCAGCGGGCCTATCCCCGGATCACTCCGGGGATGGATACCACCAGCAGCGCCCCGCCCAGCACGGCGAAGGTCAGGAACAGCCCGGTCCACGGCATCCAGCCGACCCGGTCGATGCTGGTGCGTTTCATGCGCCTGCGCTCCATCGCCAGCGCGGCCAGCGCAACGACCAGCGAGGCAGCGCCCCAAAGCGCGACGATTTCGGCTTCGCTTGCGAAGGTCAGGAAAGCTTTCATGGCGCGCATATGGGCGCGGTTCACCGCCTAGCCAAGGCGCTTGGTGGGAACCCGTTTGCCCAGTAGGGGTTTTGTTACCATTGCGCGGCCAACATGCCCTCGGGAAGGATGACACTATGATCAAGAAACTGCTTCTGGCTTTCGGCATCACCGCGATGTCGCTCACGGCATCGGCCTGCAACACTGTGCGCGGCGTCGGTGCGGACCTCGAATCGGCTGCAAACGCCGTCGATGACGAAACCTGATTTCTCGCTCTGAAAGAGCAAATGGAGGCCCGCCAGATGGCGGGCCTTTTTATTGCCTGCGGTAGACAAGCGTCAGGTTGTTGGCCGGCATTTCGTGACGTGCGGTCCGTTGCAGACCGTTCGACCGGGCCAATGCATCAAGCGCCTCGACTTCTCTCAGGCCCCAGGCGGGATTGCGCGCCTTGAGATCGGCATCGAAGGCGAGGTTCGA
This genomic interval carries:
- a CDS encoding CpaF family protein, which translates into the protein MSAFGRKNGPAAMGSGARPQFGVARPMRGGAPAPSGDDKIEGGEQFPPLPEDAPAPGAGGKGSNSDAMARLSERMNADHSGNSEVGGFEASVHKIKEQVLPRLLERVDPEAAATLSKDELSEEFRPIIMEVLAELKVTLNRREQFALEKVLVDELLGFGPLEELLNDPDVSDIMVNGPDQTYIEKKGKLVLAPIRFRDEGHLFQIAQRIVNQVGRRVDQTTPLADARLKDGSRVNVIVPPLSLRGTAISIRKFSEKPITIDMLKDFGSMSEKMATALKIAGACRMNIVISGGTGSGKTTMLNALSKMIDPGERVLTIEDAAELRLQQPHWLPLETRPPNLEGQGAITIGDLVKNALRMRPDRIILGEIRGAECFDLLAAMNTGHDGSMCTLHANSPRECLGRMENMILMGDIKIPKEAISRQIAESVDLIVQVKRLRDGSRRTTNITEVIGMEGDVIVTQELFKFEYLDESEDGKILGEFRSSGLRPYTLEKARQFGFDQAYLEACL